One part of the Streptomyces sp. AM 2-1-1 genome encodes these proteins:
- the nadA gene encoding quinolinate synthase NadA, with translation MRDVTTAHPPVELDVQPSPLALLLLGREADPRSERGVECPGDLPSPSDPDLVERARAAKEKLGDKVFVLGHHYQRDEVIQFADVTGDSFKLARDAAARPEAEYIVFCGVHFMAESADILTGDDQKVVLPDLAAGCSMADMATAEQVAECWDVLTEAGVADRVVPVSYMNSSADIKAFTGRHGGTICTSSNAERALEWAFEKGDKVLFLPDQHLGRNTAVRDMGMSLEDCVLYNPHKPNGGLTVQQLRDAKMILWRGHCSVHGRFSVESVEDVRARIPGVNVLVHPECKHEVVAAADQVGSTEYIIKALEAAPAGSKWAIGTELNLVRRLANRFAAEDKEIVFLDKTVCFCSTMNRIDLPHLVWTLESLAEGKLVNRIEVDPETEKYAKLALERMLALP, from the coding sequence GTGCGTGACGTGACCACGGCCCACCCCCCTGTGGAACTCGATGTGCAGCCGTCGCCCCTGGCCCTGCTCCTGCTGGGCCGCGAGGCCGACCCGAGGAGCGAGCGCGGTGTGGAGTGTCCGGGCGACCTGCCCTCCCCGTCCGACCCGGACCTCGTGGAGCGCGCCCGCGCGGCCAAGGAGAAGCTCGGGGACAAGGTCTTCGTCCTCGGCCACCACTACCAGCGTGACGAGGTCATCCAGTTCGCGGACGTCACCGGCGACTCCTTCAAGCTGGCCCGTGACGCCGCCGCCCGCCCGGAGGCCGAGTACATCGTCTTCTGCGGCGTGCACTTCATGGCCGAGTCCGCCGACATCCTGACCGGCGACGACCAGAAGGTCGTGCTGCCGGACCTCGCGGCCGGCTGCTCGATGGCCGACATGGCCACCGCCGAGCAGGTCGCCGAGTGCTGGGACGTGCTGACCGAGGCGGGCGTGGCCGACCGGGTCGTCCCCGTCTCGTACATGAACTCCTCCGCCGACATCAAGGCGTTCACCGGCCGCCACGGCGGCACGATCTGCACCTCGTCCAACGCCGAACGCGCCCTGGAATGGGCCTTCGAGAAGGGTGACAAGGTCCTCTTCCTCCCCGACCAGCACCTGGGCCGCAACACGGCCGTACGGGACATGGGGATGTCGCTGGAGGACTGCGTCCTCTACAACCCGCACAAGCCGAACGGTGGCCTGACGGTCCAGCAGCTGCGCGACGCGAAGATGATCCTGTGGCGCGGGCACTGCTCGGTGCACGGGCGCTTCTCGGTGGAGTCCGTCGAGGACGTCCGCGCGCGCATCCCCGGCGTCAACGTCCTGGTCCACCCGGAGTGCAAGCACGAGGTCGTCGCCGCCGCGGACCAGGTCGGCTCGACCGAGTACATCATCAAGGCCCTGGAGGCGGCCCCGGCCGGATCCAAGTGGGCCATCGGTACGGAGCTGAACCTGGTGCGGCGCCTGGCGAACCGTTTCGCGGCCGAGGACAAGGAGATCGTCTTCCTCGACAAGACGGTCTGCTTCTGCTCGACGATGAACCGGATCGACCTGCCCCACCTGGTCTGGACGCTGGAGTCGCTGGCCGAGGGCAAGCTCGTCAACCGGATCGAGGTCGACCCGGAGACGGAGAAGTACGCCAAGCTCGCGCTGGAGCGGATGCTCGCGCTGCCGTAG
- a CDS encoding iron-sulfur cluster assembly accessory protein has product MSVSDETTTVSDGILLSDAAAAKVKGLLDQEGRDDLALRVAVQPGGCSGLRYQLFFDERSLDGDVVKDFDGVKVVTDRMSAPYLGGASIDFVDTIEKQGFTIDNPNATGSCACGDSFS; this is encoded by the coding sequence ATGTCCGTATCGGACGAGACCACCACCGTGAGCGACGGCATCCTCCTGTCCGACGCCGCCGCAGCCAAGGTCAAGGGCCTGCTGGACCAGGAGGGCCGCGACGACCTCGCACTGCGCGTCGCCGTACAGCCCGGCGGGTGCTCCGGCCTGCGCTACCAGCTCTTCTTCGACGAGCGCTCCCTCGACGGCGACGTCGTCAAGGACTTCGACGGTGTCAAGGTCGTCACCGACCGGATGAGCGCCCCGTACCTCGGCGGCGCCTCCATCGACTTCGTCGACACCATCGAGAAGCAGGGCTTCACGATCGACAACCCCAACGCCACCGGCTCCTGCGCCTGCGGCGACTCCTTCAGCTGA
- a CDS encoding carbohydrate kinase family protein, which produces MRIAVTGSIATDHLMTFPGRFADQLVADQLHTVSLSFLVDALDVRRGGVAANICFGMGLLGTAPVLVGAAGSDFDEYRAWLDRHGVDTGSVRISEVLHTARFVCTTDADHNQIGSFYTGAMSEARLIELQSVAERLGGLDLVSIGADDPEAMLRHTEECRTRGIPFAADFSQQIARMNGDEIRILLDGATYLFSNEYEKGLIESKTGWSDEEILAKVGHRITTLGARGVRIERTGEPVIEVGCPDEETKADPTGVGDAFRAGFLSGLAWGVGLERAAQVGCMLATLVIETVGTQEYTLRRSRFMDRFTKAYGHDAADEVRVHLS; this is translated from the coding sequence GTGCGTATCGCAGTCACCGGCTCCATCGCCACCGACCACCTCATGACCTTCCCCGGCCGTTTCGCCGACCAGCTCGTCGCGGACCAGCTCCACACGGTCTCGCTCTCCTTCCTGGTCGACGCACTGGACGTGCGCCGGGGCGGGGTCGCCGCCAACATCTGCTTCGGCATGGGACTGCTCGGCACCGCCCCGGTCCTGGTGGGTGCCGCCGGATCCGACTTCGACGAGTACCGCGCCTGGCTCGACCGGCACGGCGTGGACACCGGCTCCGTCCGCATCTCCGAGGTGCTGCACACCGCTCGCTTCGTCTGCACCACGGACGCCGACCACAACCAGATCGGCTCCTTCTACACCGGCGCCATGAGCGAAGCCCGTCTCATCGAGCTGCAGAGCGTCGCCGAGCGGCTCGGCGGCCTCGACCTCGTCTCCATCGGTGCCGACGACCCGGAGGCGATGCTCCGCCACACGGAGGAGTGCCGCACCCGGGGCATCCCCTTCGCCGCCGACTTCTCGCAGCAGATCGCCCGGATGAACGGCGACGAGATCCGCATACTGCTGGACGGCGCCACCTACCTCTTCTCCAACGAGTACGAGAAGGGCCTCATCGAGTCGAAGACCGGCTGGAGCGACGAGGAGATCCTGGCCAAGGTCGGCCACCGGATCACCACCCTCGGCGCACGCGGGGTGCGCATCGAGCGCACCGGCGAACCGGTCATCGAGGTCGGCTGCCCCGACGAGGAGACGAAGGCCGACCCGACCGGCGTCGGCGACGCCTTCCGGGCCGGCTTCCTCTCCGGCCTCGCCTGGGGCGTCGGCCTGGAGCGCGCCGCCCAGGTCGGCTGCATGCTCGCCACCCTGGTCATCGAGACGGTCGGCACGCAGGAGTACACCCTGCGCCGCTCCCGCTTCATGGACCGCTTCACCAAGGCGTACGGCCACGACGCCGCCGACGAGGTCCGCGTCCACCTCTCCTGA
- a CDS encoding cysteine desulfurase/sulfurtransferase TusA family protein, with product MPYFDAASSAPLHPVARQALLASLDEGWADPARLYREGRRARMLLDAARGTAAEAVGCRPDELVFTPSGTAAVHAGIAGALSGRRRVGRHLVASAVEHSSVLHAAAAHEAAGGSFAGVPVERTGAVDPAVFGAALRADTALACLQSANHEVGTEQPVAAVAALCREAGVPLLVDAAQSLGWGPVADGWSLLTASAHKWGGPAGVGLLAVRKGVRFAPGGPADERESGRSAGFENLPAIVAAAASLRAVRAGAEAEAARLRALVDLVRARVAAGVPDVEVVGDPVRRLPHLVTFSCLYVDGESLLHELDRAGFSVSSGSSCTSSTLTPSHVLKAMGVLSEGNVRVSLPAGTPAGDVERFLDVLPGVVAEVRERLGVPAAPGVSSPAGGAAGSLVVDALGRRCPIPVIELAKVIGDVPVGGTVTVLSDDEAARLDIPAWCEMREQEYVGEEPAERGAAYVVRRLG from the coding sequence GTGCCCTACTTCGACGCCGCCTCCTCCGCGCCCCTGCATCCCGTCGCCCGTCAGGCCCTGCTGGCCTCGCTGGACGAGGGCTGGGCCGATCCCGCGCGGCTCTACCGGGAGGGGCGGCGGGCCCGGATGCTGCTGGACGCCGCTCGCGGGACGGCGGCGGAGGCGGTCGGATGCCGCCCGGACGAGCTCGTCTTCACCCCTTCGGGGACGGCCGCGGTGCACGCGGGAATTGCCGGAGCTCTTTCGGGCCGTCGGCGTGTCGGCCGTCATCTGGTGGCCTCGGCCGTCGAGCACTCGTCGGTGCTGCACGCGGCGGCCGCGCACGAGGCGGCCGGCGGGTCGTTCGCCGGTGTACCGGTGGAGCGGACCGGAGCGGTGGATCCGGCGGTCTTCGGCGCCGCCCTGCGCGCGGACACCGCCCTCGCCTGCCTCCAGTCCGCCAACCACGAGGTGGGCACCGAGCAGCCGGTGGCGGCCGTCGCCGCGCTCTGCCGTGAGGCGGGGGTCCCCCTGCTGGTGGACGCGGCGCAGTCGCTGGGGTGGGGGCCGGTGGCGGACGGCTGGTCGCTGCTGACGGCGAGCGCCCACAAGTGGGGCGGGCCGGCGGGCGTCGGACTGCTCGCGGTCCGCAAGGGCGTCCGCTTCGCACCCGGCGGCCCGGCGGACGAGCGGGAGTCGGGGCGCTCCGCCGGCTTCGAGAACCTTCCGGCCATCGTGGCCGCCGCCGCCTCGCTGCGCGCGGTGCGCGCCGGGGCGGAGGCGGAAGCGGCGCGGCTGCGGGCCCTGGTGGACCTGGTGCGTGCCCGGGTGGCGGCCGGGGTGCCGGACGTGGAGGTGGTGGGCGATCCGGTGCGGCGGCTGCCGCACCTGGTCACCTTCTCCTGTCTCTACGTCGACGGGGAGTCCCTGCTGCACGAGCTGGACCGCGCCGGGTTCTCCGTGTCCTCCGGCTCGTCCTGCACCAGCAGCACGCTGACGCCGAGCCATGTGCTGAAGGCGATGGGGGTGCTCTCGGAGGGGAACGTGCGGGTCTCCCTGCCGGCGGGCACCCCCGCCGGGGACGTGGAGCGCTTCCTCGACGTGCTGCCCGGCGTGGTCGCGGAGGTGCGGGAGCGACTGGGGGTGCCGGCGGCCCCCGGTGTGTCCTCTCCCGCCGGCGGGGCGGCCGGGTCCCTGGTCGTGGACGCGCTGGGGCGGCGGTGTCCGATCCCGGTGATCGAGCTCGCCAAGGTGATCGGGGACGTACCGGTGGGCGGCACGGTGACCGTGCTCTCCGACGACGAGGCGGCCCGGCTGGACATCCCGGCCTGGTGCGAGATGCGGGAGCAGGAGTACGTGGGCGAGGAGCCGGCGGAGCGGGGTGCGGCCTACGTGGTCCGCCGGCTGGGCTGA
- the coxB gene encoding cytochrome c oxidase subunit II, protein MSPNGSDRSSRRPMRRKLPQVLTAGLVLATASGCSYNWQDFPRLGMPTPVTEEAPRILSLWQGSWAAALATGALVWGLILWSAFFHRRSRTKVEVPPQTRYNMPIEALYTVVPLIIVSVLFYFTARDESKLLSLSTKPVHNVNVVGYQWSWAFNYVEDVDGSPTTTKTPAELSAIPNRYLADFPKGAGGVYDAGVPGTRNPQTGNPGPTLWLPKGEKVRFILTSRDVIHSFWVVPFLMKQDVIPGHTNAFEVTPNKEGTFKGKCAELCGVDHSRMLFNVKVVSPERYQQHLKELAEKGQTGYVPAGIEQTDPARNAETNTL, encoded by the coding sequence GTGAGTCCCAACGGCTCCGACCGCTCGTCGCGGCGCCCGATGCGGCGGAAGCTGCCGCAGGTGCTGACTGCGGGCCTGGTCCTGGCGACGGCCTCCGGTTGTTCGTACAACTGGCAGGATTTCCCTCGCCTTGGTATGCCTACCCCGGTGACCGAAGAGGCCCCTCGGATCCTCTCCCTCTGGCAGGGCTCGTGGGCGGCAGCGCTCGCCACGGGTGCCCTGGTCTGGGGGCTGATCCTCTGGAGTGCCTTCTTCCACCGGCGTAGCCGGACCAAGGTCGAGGTTCCTCCGCAGACCAGGTACAACATGCCCATCGAGGCGCTGTACACAGTGGTCCCCCTCATCATCGTCTCGGTGCTCTTCTACTTCACCGCCCGCGACGAGTCGAAGCTCCTCTCCCTCTCCACCAAGCCCGTCCACAACGTCAACGTGGTCGGCTACCAGTGGAGCTGGGCCTTCAACTACGTCGAGGACGTGGACGGCTCGCCGACCACCACCAAGACGCCGGCGGAGCTCTCGGCGATCCCCAACCGCTACCTCGCGGACTTCCCGAAGGGCGCCGGCGGCGTCTACGACGCGGGAGTCCCGGGCACGCGCAACCCCCAGACGGGCAACCCGGGGCCGACCCTGTGGCTGCCGAAGGGGGAGAAGGTCCGCTTCATCCTCACTTCGCGTGACGTCATCCACTCCTTCTGGGTGGTGCCGTTCCTCATGAAGCAGGACGTCATCCCGGGCCACACCAACGCGTTCGAGGTCACTCCGAACAAGGAGGGGACCTTCAAGGGCAAGTGCGCCGAGCTCTGCGGCGTCGACCACTCCCGGATGCTCTTCAACGTCAAGGTCGTCTCTCCCGAGCGTTACCAGCAGCACCTCAAGGAGCTGGCGGAGAAGGGGCAGACGGGCTACGTGCCGGCAGGCATCGAGCAGACTGACCCGGCCAGGAATGCGGAGACGAACACACTGTGA
- the ctaD gene encoding cytochrome c oxidase subunit I — protein MSILNEPQGAAAADDSYEDELPIRRKQPGNVVIKWLTTTDHKTIGTLYLVTSFAFFCIGGLMALFMRAELARPGTQIMSNEQFNQAFTMHGTIMLLMFATPLFAGFTNWIMPLQIGAPDVAFPRLNMFAYWLYLFGSLIAVGGFLTPQGAADFGWFAYSPLSDAVRSPGVGADMWIMGLAFSGFGTILGAVNFITTIICMRAPGMTMFRMPIFVWNVLLTAVLVLLAFPVLAAALFALEADRKFGAHVFDAANGGALLWQHLFWFFGHPEVYIIALPFFGIISEIIPVFSRKPIFGYVGLIAATIAIAGLSVTVWAHHMYVTGGVLLPFFSFMTFLIAVPTGVKFFNWLGTMWKGSLSFETPMLWSIGFLITFLFGGLTGVLLASPPLDFHVSDSYFVVAHFHYVVFGTVVFAMFAGFHFWWPKFTGKMLDERLGKITFWTLFVGFHGTFLVQHWLGAEGMPRRYADYLAADGFTALNTISTISSFLLGLSILPFFYNVWKTAKYGKKIEVDDPWGYGRSLEWATSCPPPRHNFITLPRIRSESPAFDLHHPEISALQQLGHHSEDDKVLAGGKEAGK, from the coding sequence GTGAGCATCCTCAACGAACCTCAGGGTGCCGCGGCAGCAGACGACTCGTACGAGGACGAGCTGCCGATAAGGCGCAAGCAGCCGGGAAACGTCGTCATCAAGTGGCTGACCACCACTGACCACAAGACGATCGGCACGCTCTACCTGGTCACGTCGTTCGCGTTCTTCTGCATCGGTGGCCTGATGGCGCTCTTCATGCGCGCCGAGCTGGCTCGTCCGGGTACGCAGATCATGTCGAACGAGCAGTTCAACCAGGCGTTCACGATGCACGGCACGATCATGCTGCTGATGTTCGCGACGCCGCTGTTCGCCGGCTTCACCAACTGGATCATGCCGCTGCAGATCGGCGCGCCCGACGTGGCGTTCCCGCGGCTGAACATGTTCGCCTACTGGCTGTACCTCTTCGGTTCGCTCATCGCGGTCGGTGGCTTCCTCACCCCGCAGGGCGCCGCGGACTTCGGCTGGTTCGCCTACTCCCCGCTGTCGGACGCCGTCCGCTCGCCGGGTGTCGGCGCCGACATGTGGATCATGGGTCTGGCCTTCTCCGGTTTCGGCACGATCCTCGGCGCCGTCAACTTCATCACGACGATCATCTGCATGCGCGCGCCCGGCATGACGATGTTCCGGATGCCGATCTTCGTGTGGAACGTCCTGCTGACCGCCGTTCTGGTCCTGCTGGCCTTCCCGGTCCTCGCCGCCGCGCTCTTCGCACTGGAGGCGGACCGAAAATTCGGGGCCCACGTGTTCGACGCCGCCAACGGCGGCGCACTGCTCTGGCAACACCTCTTCTGGTTCTTCGGACACCCCGAGGTGTACATCATCGCGCTGCCGTTCTTCGGCATCATCAGCGAGATCATCCCCGTCTTCAGCCGCAAGCCGATCTTCGGCTACGTCGGCCTGATCGCGGCCACCATCGCCATCGCGGGCCTCTCCGTGACGGTGTGGGCGCACCACATGTACGTGACGGGCGGCGTGCTCCTGCCGTTCTTCTCCTTCATGACGTTCCTCATCGCGGTACCGACCGGGGTGAAGTTTTTCAACTGGCTCGGCACGATGTGGAAGGGCTCGCTCTCCTTCGAGACGCCGATGCTCTGGTCGATCGGCTTCCTGATCACCTTCCTCTTCGGTGGTCTGACCGGTGTCCTGCTGGCCTCGCCGCCGCTGGACTTCCACGTCTCGGACTCGTACTTCGTCGTCGCGCACTTCCACTACGTCGTCTTCGGCACCGTGGTGTTCGCGATGTTCGCCGGATTCCACTTCTGGTGGCCGAAGTTCACCGGCAAGATGCTGGACGAGCGGCTCGGCAAGATCACCTTCTGGACGCTGTTCGTGGGCTTCCACGGCACGTTCCTGGTGCAGCACTGGCTCGGTGCCGAGGGCATGCCGCGTCGTTACGCGGACTACCTCGCGGCCGACGGCTTCACCGCGCTGAACACGATCTCGACGATCTCCTCGTTCCTGCTCGGCCTGTCGATCCTGCCGTTCTTCTACAACGTGTGGAAGACCGCCAAGTACGGCAAGAAGATCGAGGTCGACGACCCGTGGGGCTACGGCCGTTCGCTCGAGTGGGCGACGTCCTGCCCGCCCCCGCGCCACAACTTCATCACCCTGCCGCGGATCCGTTCCGAATCCCCGGCGTTCGACCTGCACCACCCGGAGATCTCCGCGCTGCAGCAGCTCGGTCACCACTCCGAGGACGACAAGGTGCTCGCCGGCGGTAAGGAGGCAGGCAAGTGA
- a CDS encoding cytochrome c oxidase subunit 4 has product MKIQGKLFIWLSVFVLIMAVVYGLWSKEPVGTTALVLAFGLSLMIGFYLAFTANRVDQMAQDDKEADVADEAGDVGFFSPHSWQPLSLAIGGALLFMSVAFGWWLAYFSAPMLAIGLFGWVFEYYRGENRTQ; this is encoded by the coding sequence GTGAAGATCCAGGGCAAGCTGTTCATCTGGCTGAGCGTCTTCGTCCTCATCATGGCCGTCGTGTACGGCCTGTGGTCGAAGGAGCCGGTCGGTACCACCGCGCTCGTCCTGGCCTTCGGGCTGTCCCTCATGATCGGCTTCTACCTGGCCTTCACGGCCAACAGGGTCGACCAGATGGCTCAGGACGACAAGGAAGCCGATGTGGCCGACGAGGCCGGCGACGTGGGGTTCTTCTCCCCGCACAGCTGGCAGCCGCTCTCGCTGGCGATCGGCGGCGCGCTGCTCTTCATGAGCGTCGCGTTCGGCTGGTGGCTGGCGTACTTCTCGGCCCCGATGCTGGCCATCGGCCTCTTCGGCTGGGTCTTCGAGTACTACCGCGGTGAGAACCGCACCCAGTGA
- a CDS encoding Ig-like domain-containing protein — MNDTPRIRSVVSCTLLVVTLVAGATACGDSEGHPLSAKPFDAADQVSFNGHAPNGKADPDKPLEVTVKGDEGRITDVTAADSTGRRLAGELAADGKRWHSTAPLAAGARYEVRVTTEDGDGAPGSRTLSFGTTSPKKLLNVSFGPRTGTYGVGQPITAELSAPVTDRASRAAVERALKVRSTPSVTGSWYWVDDKILHYRPQEYWPAGATVDVSSNFKGIRVTSALYGAEVQPLRLTIGDRIEALTDASTHEMTVLRNGEVINTIPVTTGKPGFSTRNGVKVVLGKEPFVRMRGETVGIAEGSSESYDLPVYWATRVTWSGEYVHAAPWSVGSQGSANVSHGCTGMSTDNAEWFFDTVREGDVVKVVGSEGETMTPFDNGFGDWNVSWEAWQKGSALHGATPGAGAHPPVSELAARLRPQV; from the coding sequence ATGAACGACACGCCGCGCATCCGCTCCGTAGTGAGTTGCACCCTGCTGGTCGTGACCCTGGTCGCCGGTGCGACCGCCTGTGGGGACTCCGAGGGCCACCCGCTCTCGGCCAAGCCGTTCGACGCGGCCGACCAGGTCTCCTTCAACGGCCATGCCCCGAACGGGAAGGCCGACCCCGACAAGCCCCTGGAAGTCACCGTCAAGGGTGACGAGGGACGCATCACCGACGTGACGGCCGCCGACAGCACGGGCCGCCGGCTGGCCGGCGAACTCGCCGCCGACGGGAAACGCTGGCACTCCACCGCCCCGCTCGCCGCCGGCGCGCGGTACGAGGTGAGGGTCACCACGGAGGACGGGGACGGCGCCCCCGGCAGCCGTACGCTCTCCTTCGGGACGACCTCCCCGAAGAAGCTCCTCAACGTCTCCTTCGGCCCGCGGACGGGCACGTACGGGGTCGGACAGCCCATCACGGCGGAACTCAGCGCTCCGGTCACCGACAGGGCCTCCAGGGCCGCCGTCGAGCGCGCCCTCAAGGTCCGCTCCACCCCCTCGGTGACCGGCTCCTGGTACTGGGTCGACGACAAGATCCTGCACTACCGGCCGCAGGAGTACTGGCCCGCCGGCGCGACCGTCGACGTGAGCAGCAACTTCAAGGGCATCAGGGTGACCAGCGCCCTCTACGGGGCCGAGGTCCAGCCGCTCCGGCTCACCATCGGCGACCGCATCGAGGCCCTCACCGACGCCTCCACGCACGAGATGACGGTGCTCCGCAACGGAGAAGTGATCAACACCATTCCGGTCACCACCGGGAAGCCCGGCTTCTCCACCCGCAACGGCGTCAAGGTCGTCCTCGGGAAGGAGCCGTTCGTCCGGATGCGCGGCGAGACCGTCGGCATCGCGGAGGGCTCCTCGGAGTCCTACGACCTGCCGGTCTACTGGGCCACGCGGGTGACCTGGAGCGGCGAGTACGTGCACGCCGCCCCGTGGTCCGTCGGGTCCCAGGGCAGCGCCAACGTCAGCCACGGCTGCACCGGGATGAGCACGGACAACGCCGAATGGTTCTTCGACACCGTCCGCGAGGGAGACGTCGTCAAGGTCGTCGGCAGCGAGGGGGAGACCATGACCCCCTTCGACAACGGCTTCGGTGACTGGAACGTCTCGTGGGAGGCGTGGCAGAAGGGCAGCGCCCTGCACGGCGCCACGCCCGGAGCCGGCGCGCACCCCCCGGTGTCCGAGCTGGCGGCGCGCCTGCGCCCCCAGGTCTGA
- a CDS encoding heme-copper oxidase subunit III: MSVVATATTVETGHAHPTVNRPNLTSVGTIIWLSSELMFFAALFAMYFTLRSVMGPDHWKEMSDHLNFPFSATNTTILVLSSLTCQLGVFAAERGDVKKLRTWFIITFVMGAIFIGGQVVEYTELVKKDGLSLSSDPYGSVFYLTTGFHGMHVTGGLIAFLFVLGRTYAAKRFTHEQATAAIVVSYYWHFVDVVWIGLFATIYMIK; the protein is encoded by the coding sequence ATGTCGGTCGTGGCGACAGCAACGACAGTAGAAACCGGGCACGCGCACCCGACGGTCAATCGGCCGAACCTCACCAGCGTCGGAACCATCATCTGGCTGAGTTCCGAGCTGATGTTCTTCGCGGCCCTCTTCGCGATGTACTTCACCCTGCGATCGGTGATGGGACCGGATCACTGGAAGGAGATGTCCGATCATCTGAACTTCCCGTTCTCCGCGACGAACACCACGATCCTGGTGCTCTCCTCCCTGACCTGCCAGCTCGGTGTCTTCGCCGCGGAGCGGGGCGACGTGAAGAAGCTCCGGACGTGGTTCATCATCACGTTCGTCATGGGTGCGATCTTCATCGGCGGCCAGGTCGTCGAGTACACCGAGCTGGTCAAGAAGGACGGGCTCTCCCTGTCCTCCGACCCGTACGGCTCGGTGTTCTACCTGACCACCGGCTTCCACGGCATGCACGTGACAGGCGGCCTCATCGCCTTCCTGTTCGTTCTCGGCAGAACGTACGCAGCCAAGAGGTTCACCCACGAACAGGCGACCGCAGCCATCGTCGTGTCCTACTACTGGCACTTCGTCGATGTCGTGTGGATCGGCCTCTTCGCGACGATCTACATGATCAAGTAA
- a CDS encoding c-type cytochrome encodes MKKLSARRRHPLAAVVVLLLALAATGGLYAAFAPAGKAQADESVQSLPIEEGKKLYTVGCASCHGTSGQGSTDGPSLVGVGSAAVDFQVGTGRMPAQQPGAQIPAKRVVYSQGEIDQLAAYVASLGAGPITPTEKQVSPEGADIAKGGDLFRTNCAQCHNFTGEGGALTDGKYAPNLEGVSPKHIYEAMQTGPQSMPSFPDTTMPEQQKQDIIAYVKTVNGDDSASPGGLSLGGLGPVSEGLFAWIFGLGLLIAVAVWVAAHTAKAKKS; translated from the coding sequence GTGAAAAAGCTCTCCGCACGACGACGCCATCCACTGGCGGCCGTCGTCGTACTACTCCTCGCGCTGGCGGCTACCGGGGGGCTGTACGCCGCGTTTGCGCCTGCGGGCAAGGCGCAGGCAGACGAATCCGTCCAGTCCCTCCCCATTGAGGAGGGCAAGAAGCTCTACACCGTCGGCTGCGCCAGCTGCCACGGAACCAGTGGTCAGGGCAGCACCGACGGGCCCTCGCTGGTCGGCGTCGGCTCCGCCGCCGTCGACTTCCAGGTCGGCACCGGCCGGATGCCCGCGCAGCAGCCGGGTGCCCAGATCCCGGCGAAGAGGGTCGTCTACTCGCAGGGGGAGATCGACCAGCTCGCGGCGTACGTCGCGTCGCTCGGCGCCGGTCCGATCACGCCGACCGAGAAGCAGGTCAGCCCCGAGGGGGCGGACATCGCCAAGGGTGGCGACCTGTTCCGCACCAACTGTGCCCAGTGCCACAACTTCACGGGTGAGGGCGGCGCGCTGACGGACGGCAAGTACGCGCCGAACCTGGAAGGCGTGAGCCCGAAGCACATCTACGAGGCCATGCAGACCGGCCCGCAGAGCATGCCCTCCTTCCCCGACACGACGATGCCCGAGCAGCAGAAGCAGGACATCATCGCGTACGTCAAGACCGTGAACGGTGACGACTCCGCGAGCCCGGGCGGCCTGTCGCTCGGTGGCCTCGGACCGGTCAGCGAAGGCCTGTTCGCATGGATCTTCGGACTGGGTCTCCTGATCGCCGTCGCCGTCTGGGTCGCGGCCCACACCGCTAAGGCCAAGAAGTCATGA